In the Phaeobacter gallaeciensis genome, one interval contains:
- a CDS encoding acyl-CoA thioesterase has translation MFPIVRLLKDLFVASRMDPLPLTAVHRSSHICWPWDLDIWLELNNGRAMTLYDLGRTMLAQRVGLIGALRQNRWGMTVAGTSVRFRRRIRGFERFEMRSRAVAWDDKFIYLEQSMWKKNGECASHVMLRTAVTDAKGIVPPTKVLAAVGQGDAETPTMPEWIAAWCQADATRPWPPMAKTQDGLAS, from the coding sequence ATGTTTCCCATCGTCCGCCTGCTGAAAGATCTGTTTGTCGCCAGCCGCATGGACCCCCTGCCGCTCACGGCCGTGCACCGCTCCAGCCATATCTGCTGGCCCTGGGATCTGGATATCTGGCTGGAACTGAACAACGGCCGCGCGATGACGCTTTATGATCTGGGGCGCACCATGCTGGCGCAGCGCGTCGGGCTGATCGGCGCGCTGCGCCAGAACCGTTGGGGGATGACCGTGGCGGGCACCTCGGTGCGCTTCCGCCGCCGTATCCGGGGCTTTGAACGCTTCGAGATGCGCAGCCGTGCCGTGGCCTGGGACGACAAGTTCATCTATCTGGAGCAATCCATGTGGAAAAAGAACGGCGAATGCGCCAGCCACGTGATGCTGCGCACCGCCGTTACGGACGCCAAGGGCATCGTCCCTCCGACAAAGGTGCTGGCGGCCGTCGGTCAGGGGGACGCCGAAACCCCGACAATGCCCGAGTGGATCGCAGCATGGTGTCAGGCTGATGCCACACGCCCCTGGCCACCGATGGCCAAGACGCAGGATGGGCTTGCTTCGTAA
- a CDS encoding YggT family protein: protein MLSLFQILLLILDIVWFFIIAHVIMSWLINFQVLNLNQQFVAQIWYGLNRILEPLYAPIRRLLPNMQGIDLAPLLVLIAVYALRIIIQNNMMMFY, encoded by the coding sequence ATGTTATCGCTGTTTCAAATTCTGCTTTTGATCCTGGACATCGTCTGGTTCTTCATCATCGCGCATGTGATCATGAGCTGGCTGATCAATTTCCAGGTCTTGAACCTGAACCAGCAGTTCGTGGCGCAGATCTGGTATGGTCTCAACCGCATCCTTGAGCCTCTTTACGCGCCGATCCGCCGCCTGCTGCCCAATATGCAGGGGATCGATCTGGCGCCGCTTCTGGTGCTGATCGCGGTCTATGCGCTGCGCATCATCATTCAGAATAACATGATGATGTTCTACTGA